The Oceanispirochaeta sp. genome window below encodes:
- a CDS encoding ATP-binding protein encodes MNNEPLAELERRRLQRQMFALEDEKEAVEARYKYLLQQARVGLFSLNAKDCRLKDANSEMISMFLCSDLEDLKQHLTPLSAGDIHFIDPRHFANLKATEAVSFSLHSFRKNGDSFWARIILQALEKNEILEGIITDISDQVKADVELRKAIVQAEQARKEAEEANNAKSRFLANISHEIRTPLNGIIGFTEIIMASIASLEGQLYAGKILDESDNLMTLINQLLDISKIEAQQLELNNSVFNLRTLLEETISFIRLRARNKGLTLAVEYDESIPDCIWSDSYRLRQILLNLLSNAVKFTSRGGVEMKAILQEQEGDELVLRFEVHDTGIGIPQDMHLKVFDSFVQADSSISRHYGGTGLGISISREIVNIMNGKIWFDSVEGEGSTFFFTIPCQEADPMNPGAPRLRRSAPFIKTSLVGLRVLVVEDYPTNREIAQHHLQSAGCDVDMAANGISALSKVQDRDYDIILMDVHMPEMDGMEATRKIRSFPRYKMVPILGMTANVLPANLQDCRRSGMNDILTKPLRKKEMLESLEIWYTLGDTKTLPSVNKPGSPLEPQDDLDDLPFDYAGFLEQMEGDAGAARDIILGFMDNLIKQMDVIAESIERDDLILIHREAHSIKGGALNLGASELASWAMALEKAGAEKYTEIIPHLFLNLRNSVAEILSCRDRISLIG; translated from the coding sequence ATGAACAATGAACCCTTAGCAGAGCTGGAACGCAGACGTCTACAGAGGCAGATGTTTGCTCTGGAAGATGAAAAAGAAGCCGTCGAAGCCCGGTACAAGTATCTTCTGCAGCAGGCCCGGGTCGGCCTTTTCTCACTGAATGCCAAGGATTGCCGGTTGAAGGATGCCAACTCAGAGATGATTTCTATGTTTCTTTGTTCAGATCTGGAGGATCTCAAGCAGCATTTGACTCCCCTGTCGGCAGGGGATATTCATTTCATCGATCCCCGCCATTTTGCCAACTTGAAAGCCACGGAAGCAGTCTCATTTTCACTACATTCCTTCAGGAAAAACGGGGACTCCTTCTGGGCCAGGATTATCCTGCAGGCCCTGGAGAAAAATGAGATTCTGGAAGGAATCATTACGGATATCTCCGATCAGGTCAAAGCGGATGTGGAGCTTCGGAAAGCCATCGTTCAGGCAGAACAGGCCCGGAAGGAGGCGGAGGAAGCCAATAATGCAAAGAGCCGCTTTCTGGCTAATATTTCTCACGAGATCCGGACTCCTTTGAACGGGATTATCGGATTTACTGAGATCATCATGGCTTCCATCGCTTCTCTTGAAGGACAGCTCTACGCCGGGAAGATTCTGGATGAGTCGGACAACCTTATGACCCTGATAAATCAGCTTTTAGATATCTCCAAGATTGAAGCACAACAGCTGGAACTGAATAACAGTGTTTTTAATTTGAGGACCCTTCTGGAGGAAACCATCAGTTTTATCAGGCTCCGAGCCAGAAACAAGGGTTTGACCCTGGCTGTGGAATACGATGAGTCCATACCAGACTGCATCTGGAGTGATTCCTACCGATTGAGGCAGATCCTTTTAAATCTCCTTTCCAATGCGGTGAAATTTACCTCCCGGGGGGGGGTTGAGATGAAAGCCATTCTTCAGGAGCAGGAAGGAGATGAGCTGGTCCTCCGTTTTGAGGTTCATGATACGGGGATCGGAATACCTCAAGATATGCATTTAAAGGTTTTTGACAGCTTTGTTCAGGCCGACAGCTCCATTTCCAGGCATTACGGAGGCACGGGTCTTGGGATTTCAATCTCAAGGGAAATCGTCAACATCATGAATGGTAAAATCTGGTTCGATAGTGTCGAGGGGGAGGGATCAACCTTCTTTTTTACCATTCCCTGCCAGGAAGCCGACCCTATGAATCCCGGAGCACCCCGGCTCCGCAGGAGTGCTCCCTTCATAAAGACCTCTTTGGTAGGGCTGAGGGTTCTGGTTGTAGAGGATTACCCTACAAACCGCGAGATTGCACAACATCATCTTCAATCGGCAGGTTGTGATGTGGATATGGCTGCCAATGGGATCAGCGCTCTGTCTAAAGTGCAGGATAGGGATTACGATATCATCCTGATGGACGTTCATATGCCCGAAATGGATGGTATGGAAGCAACACGGAAAATCAGAAGTTTCCCCCGGTATAAAATGGTTCCCATCCTCGGCATGACAGCCAATGTACTGCCCGCTAATCTGCAAGACTGTAGAAGATCCGGAATGAATGACATCCTGACCAAACCTCTCAGGAAAAAAGAAATGCTTGAGTCTCTGGAGATCTGGTATACTCTCGGGGATACAAAAACCCTGCCATCAGTCAATAAACCCGGTAGTCCACTGGAGCCTCAGGATGATCTGGATGACCTTCCCTTCGATTATGCGGGATTTTTGGAACAGATGGAGGGGGATGCCGGGGCTGCCCGGGATATCATTTTGGGTTTTATGGATAATCTTATCAAACAGATGGATGTCATTGCCGAATCAATCGAAAGAGATGACCTGATTCTGATTCATCGGGAAGCTCACTCCATTAAGGGAGGTGCCCTGAATCTGGGAGCATCTGAACTGGCATCCTGGGCCATGGCTCTTGAGAAAGCCGGGGCAGAAAAATATACCGAAATCATTCCCCATCTTTTTCTGAATCTCAGGAACAGCGTCGCCGAAATCCTCTCCTGCCGTGACAGAATCAGTCTCATCGGTTAA
- a CDS encoding RNB domain-containing ribonuclease — MKKDALVLYKQVPARIREILSDKIVILLPDGKEKKVRSKDIHLLHPGPVTTLPDGAVPNGQAEEAWELLQGESPSLQDLAELAFGEYNPQTVWAAFLLLNRTPWFRGTLDDIRVQTPEDVEKIQREEEEKKEADLRWTSFITALNKGTIQEENRGLLTDLEQYCLQKSKKSRILQALGKQQSPENAHRLLLQLGVWDLRRNPWPERNQMPLKAPSFALEAGPELERLDLTTMEAYAIDDVGNKDPDDALSFHDGKLIVHIADSSSLIPAGTEADKEARGRAANLYLPESTIPMLPLEATEKLGLGLQEISPALSFEYTLNEEFDITDCRINFSNVKVTRMTYGEAEEKLEEEPFCSIMKVTKRFNSWRKENGALFLQLPEVKIRVTEEGLGDILISPIEEYKSRDMVAETMMMTGFHTARFSRDNGIPIPYVVQPAPEGDLPETSPDDPASMVQLRKFMKRSQTTTVGGPHSGMGLPVYTRATSPLRRYSDLLVQQQLRLFKAGLPLLTEEDILEGTASCESVIGRVIGSERSSNLHWKLVYLAENPDWEGEGIIVGRSDKQMILQIPSLALETRIALTEKLPLNSRITVGLERVDIPVQQVQFKVRD, encoded by the coding sequence ATGAAAAAAGATGCTCTTGTCCTGTACAAACAGGTTCCAGCCCGAATCCGGGAAATCCTGTCTGATAAAATAGTCATCCTCCTTCCCGATGGTAAGGAAAAGAAAGTCCGCAGCAAAGATATCCACCTCCTTCATCCCGGTCCTGTGACAACCCTCCCCGATGGGGCAGTTCCGAATGGACAAGCTGAGGAAGCCTGGGAGCTGCTGCAGGGAGAATCTCCCAGCCTGCAGGATCTGGCAGAGCTTGCCTTTGGGGAGTATAATCCCCAGACGGTATGGGCTGCTTTTCTCCTTTTAAACCGAACCCCCTGGTTTCGGGGTACCCTGGATGATATCCGTGTCCAAACACCTGAAGATGTTGAAAAAATTCAGAGAGAAGAAGAAGAGAAGAAAGAAGCAGATTTGCGCTGGACTTCCTTTATTACAGCCTTGAATAAGGGAACCATTCAGGAAGAGAACCGGGGATTACTCACCGATCTGGAACAGTACTGCCTCCAGAAGAGTAAAAAATCAAGAATCCTTCAGGCTTTGGGTAAACAGCAGTCTCCTGAAAACGCACACCGCCTGCTCCTGCAGCTGGGAGTTTGGGATTTGAGGCGGAATCCATGGCCGGAACGAAATCAAATGCCTCTCAAGGCCCCTTCCTTTGCACTGGAAGCTGGCCCGGAATTGGAACGGCTGGATCTGACAACCATGGAAGCCTATGCAATAGACGATGTGGGAAATAAGGACCCTGATGATGCCCTGAGTTTTCATGATGGTAAACTCATTGTGCATATTGCGGATTCGTCCTCACTGATCCCTGCCGGTACCGAGGCAGACAAGGAAGCCCGCGGGCGGGCGGCTAATCTCTACCTTCCCGAATCGACCATCCCCATGCTTCCTCTGGAAGCAACGGAGAAGCTTGGTCTGGGTCTTCAGGAAATATCTCCTGCTCTCAGCTTTGAATACACCCTGAATGAAGAGTTTGATATTACAGACTGCCGTATCAACTTTTCAAATGTAAAAGTGACCCGTATGACTTATGGGGAAGCCGAAGAGAAGCTGGAAGAAGAGCCTTTTTGCAGTATCATGAAAGTGACAAAGCGTTTCAATAGCTGGCGGAAAGAAAATGGGGCTCTCTTTTTACAGCTCCCTGAGGTTAAAATAAGAGTGACTGAAGAGGGCTTGGGAGACATCCTTATTTCTCCTATTGAAGAGTATAAAAGTCGTGATATGGTTGCCGAGACCATGATGATGACAGGTTTTCACACGGCCCGTTTTTCCCGAGATAATGGAATCCCTATTCCCTATGTGGTTCAGCCTGCTCCGGAGGGAGATCTCCCAGAGACCTCTCCCGATGATCCGGCTTCTATGGTTCAATTGCGGAAATTCATGAAGCGCAGTCAGACCACCACTGTCGGAGGACCTCACAGCGGGATGGGCCTTCCCGTCTACACCAGAGCGACCAGTCCTTTGAGGCGTTACTCTGATCTACTGGTACAGCAGCAGCTGCGCTTGTTTAAAGCAGGGCTTCCTCTCCTGACTGAAGAGGATATTCTGGAAGGAACTGCCTCCTGTGAGTCTGTCATCGGCCGGGTTATCGGGAGTGAGCGATCCTCCAATCTGCACTGGAAGCTGGTCTATCTGGCAGAAAATCCCGACTGGGAAGGTGAGGGCATCATTGTGGGCCGTTCGGATAAACAGATGATTCTGCAAATCCCTTCTCTGGCACTGGAAACCAGGATAGCCTTGACTGAAAAATTGCCACTGAACAGCCGGATTACCGTTGGTCTTGAGAGGGTGGATATTCCTGTGCAGCAGGTTCAATTTAAAGTCAGGGATTGA
- a CDS encoding lysophospholipid acyltransferase family protein, which produces MTRIKLFKRGLYFFIKTVVRPWFLFFYPVKITNPEILKTMKAPYLLLPNHIMKWDAVILSLIFPLPLNSMASESHFRNPVIGFFFSLIGVFPKAKAKSDLGAIRHMMDLKGKGRVICVFPEGQLSWDGGGMPLFYSTAKLIKLLKIPVYVPLFSGGSGVFPRWGKSRRKGPMELTIHPLFADGRDVKKLDSDEIFEKLTSIISYKDMDLTIPGRNWRYKSTSRAEYLEALLFICPSCRSIASLHSQGNQFYCRSCSFETTLDDQYRFHYKTQGQSFQTVLQWNQWQEQVLPELLRDYRNEKTSRPFIIDHDILIKTGFRMDPLRPWTRKGKLALFSDHILVRPEKGDIRRIPLTEMNGVHVMTRQKLEFYHDKTLYVFFFSNPRTSGYKWLCTLRKLAVPSSYAWHGEEVEKI; this is translated from the coding sequence GTGACTCGTATAAAATTGTTCAAAAGGGGTTTGTATTTTTTTATAAAAACAGTGGTACGCCCCTGGTTCCTTTTTTTTTATCCCGTCAAGATAACCAACCCTGAAATTCTTAAAACCATGAAAGCCCCTTATCTGCTTCTTCCCAATCATATTATGAAGTGGGATGCTGTCATCCTGAGCCTCATTTTCCCCCTTCCTTTAAATAGTATGGCTTCTGAATCCCATTTCAGAAACCCTGTGATTGGATTCTTCTTCTCCCTCATCGGAGTCTTCCCCAAGGCTAAGGCTAAAAGCGACCTGGGAGCCATCAGGCATATGATGGATCTAAAAGGAAAAGGTCGAGTCATCTGCGTATTTCCGGAAGGACAATTGAGCTGGGATGGCGGAGGAATGCCTCTGTTCTATTCCACAGCCAAGCTCATAAAACTACTTAAAATCCCGGTGTATGTTCCCTTGTTCTCCGGAGGGAGCGGCGTTTTTCCCCGCTGGGGAAAATCCAGGCGGAAGGGTCCCATGGAGCTGACCATTCATCCCCTGTTTGCCGATGGCAGAGATGTCAAAAAACTCGACAGTGATGAGATTTTCGAAAAACTGACCAGCATCATCAGCTATAAAGACATGGATCTGACAATTCCCGGTAGAAACTGGAGGTATAAGTCCACCAGCAGGGCGGAATATCTGGAAGCCCTGCTCTTTATCTGTCCCTCCTGCCGCAGTATCGCCTCCCTCCACTCTCAGGGAAATCAATTCTACTGCAGAAGCTGCAGCTTTGAGACGACTCTGGATGATCAATACAGATTTCACTACAAGACGCAGGGCCAATCATTCCAAACAGTTTTGCAGTGGAACCAGTGGCAGGAACAGGTTCTACCCGAATTACTCAGAGATTACAGGAATGAGAAGACGTCCCGACCCTTTATAATAGATCATGATATTCTTATAAAAACAGGTTTCAGGATGGATCCATTGAGGCCCTGGACCCGGAAAGGGAAACTGGCTCTTTTCAGTGATCATATTCTGGTCCGCCCGGAAAAAGGCGACATCCGGCGCATACCTTTGACCGAGATGAACGGCGTTCATGTGATGACAAGGCAGAAACTGGAATTTTATCATGATAAAACACTCTATGTCTTTTTCTTCAGCAACCCTAGAACTTCAGGCTATAAATGGCTCTGTACCCTGAGAAAACTGGCCGTTCCTTCCTCCTATGCCTGGCATGGAGAAGAGGTAGAAAAAATTTAA
- a CDS encoding NAD(P)H-dependent glycerol-3-phosphate dehydrogenase yields MSDKKIGIIGAGAFGTAIATIMGQKDLDTTIWSFTEAGARDINEKRENCEFLPGVNIPPSVRATTDIVEAATGVDYLFLATPSLFLVDTIKKILAVPNILEGETMIATITKGFVPGKNGPQFILETLENYLPGFYKGNLVYISGPSHAEEIGAGKITGLISASTNPRNSIIFRKLMSSTNTRLFSSLDVVGVQTCAAVKNVIAIAFGILDALKETSAIVGDNTESFLFAAGLNEIQLLGKSLGSTHPETFTSIAGVGDLDVTCRSIYGRNRRFGRDIILKRIHEKYNGIDDLIDHIGSIGYLPEGAIAARYAVLLGEKYNLKLPIIQLVYAILNREIKPEHAIDLFLN; encoded by the coding sequence ATGAGTGACAAAAAAATCGGGATCATCGGAGCTGGCGCGTTTGGAACGGCCATTGCCACAATCATGGGTCAGAAGGATCTGGACACAACCATATGGAGCTTCACTGAAGCCGGTGCCCGGGATATCAATGAGAAAAGAGAAAACTGCGAGTTCCTCCCGGGAGTCAACATTCCGCCCTCGGTCAGGGCAACAACAGATATTGTCGAAGCAGCGACAGGGGTGGACTACCTGTTCCTGGCTACACCTTCCCTCTTTCTGGTCGACACGATCAAGAAGATCCTGGCGGTTCCCAACATTCTGGAAGGGGAAACAATGATCGCCACCATTACCAAGGGATTTGTTCCAGGGAAAAACGGCCCCCAGTTTATTCTGGAGACTCTGGAGAACTACCTGCCCGGCTTTTACAAGGGAAATCTGGTTTATATATCAGGCCCCAGTCACGCCGAAGAAATTGGTGCCGGTAAGATTACCGGACTGATCAGCGCCTCCACAAACCCGCGTAATTCCATCATATTCAGGAAGCTGATGAGCTCGACCAACACCCGGCTGTTTTCTTCACTGGATGTTGTGGGTGTCCAGACATGCGCCGCTGTGAAAAATGTGATTGCCATAGCCTTCGGTATTCTGGATGCCTTGAAAGAAACCTCGGCCATCGTGGGAGACAATACGGAGTCCTTCCTTTTTGCTGCCGGTCTGAATGAGATACAGCTTTTAGGTAAAAGCCTGGGATCAACCCATCCTGAGACATTCACATCCATTGCCGGAGTAGGCGACCTGGACGTGACCTGCCGTTCGATCTATGGAAGAAACAGACGCTTCGGAAGGGATATTATTCTCAAACGGATTCATGAAAAGTATAACGGCATTGATGATCTCATCGATCATATCGGCAGCATCGGATACCTCCCCGAGGGAGCCATTGCCGCACGCTATGCTGTTCTTCTAGGCGAAAAGTACAATCTGAAACTTCCCATTATTCAGCTGGTCTACGCCATTTTAAACAGGGAAATCAAACCGGAACACGCTATAGACCTGTTTTTGAACTAA